In Woeseia oceani, one DNA window encodes the following:
- the nuoE gene encoding NADH-quinone oxidoreductase subunit NuoE, protein MKNSEVLSAQVREEIERWKARFPEDRKRSAVIGALHAAQHENEGFLTTEIMDAVGDYLDLPPIQVYEVASFYSMFQTKPVGRHNVAICTNVSCMLRGGEELVAHAEKKLGIKLGESTADGRIYLKREEECLAACCGAPMMMVDHKYHENLTVEKVDEILDGLD, encoded by the coding sequence ATGAAGAATTCGGAAGTGCTGTCGGCGCAAGTGCGTGAAGAGATTGAACGCTGGAAAGCGCGCTTTCCAGAGGATCGCAAACGTTCAGCCGTTATTGGGGCCTTGCATGCTGCACAGCATGAAAATGAAGGCTTTTTGACGACGGAAATTATGGACGCCGTTGGCGACTACCTCGATTTGCCGCCCATCCAGGTTTACGAAGTCGCGTCTTTCTATTCCATGTTCCAGACCAAACCGGTCGGGCGCCACAACGTCGCTATCTGTACCAACGTCTCCTGCATGTTGCGAGGCGGTGAAGAGTTGGTCGCCCATGCCGAGAAAAAGCTGGGCATCAAACTCGGCGAGAGTACTGCCGATGGTCGTATATACCTGAAGCGTGAAGAAGAGTGTCTCGCGGCCTGCTGCGGCGCTCCCATGATGATGGTGGATCACAAATACCACGAAAACCTGACAGTAGAGAAGGTTGACGAAATTCTGGACGGGCTGGACTGA
- a CDS encoding NADH-quinone oxidoreductase subunit D translates to MAEIQNFTMNFGPQHPAAHGVLRLVLEMDGEVIQKADPHVGLLHRGTEKLAESKPYNQSIGYMDRLDYVSMMCNEHGYVQAIEKLLGIQAPVRAQYIRVMFDEITRMLNHLMWLGAHGLDIGAMTVFLYCFREREDLMDCYEAVSGTRMHATYYRPGGVYRDLPDSMPKYQASKWRKQKDVDQLNAARDGSLLDFIEAFVEKFPACVDQYETLLTDNRIWKQRTVNIGVVSPERALQLGFTGPMLRGSGIEWDLRKKQPYAVYDKMDFDIPVGVNGDCYDRYLVRVEEMRQSNRIIKQCVDWLRNNPGPVMVDDHKVVAPKRVEMKDDMESLIHHFKLFTEGYCVPAGEAYAAVEAPKGEFGVYMISDGANKPYRVKVRAPGFAHIAAMSEMVEGHMLADVVAVIGTQDIVFGEIDR, encoded by the coding sequence ATGGCTGAGATCCAGAATTTCACAATGAACTTCGGCCCGCAGCATCCGGCTGCGCACGGCGTTTTGCGCCTTGTGCTCGAGATGGACGGCGAAGTAATTCAGAAGGCTGACCCGCACGTCGGGCTGTTGCATCGCGGTACGGAGAAACTGGCTGAGTCGAAGCCCTACAACCAGAGCATCGGTTATATGGATCGTCTCGACTACGTATCGATGATGTGCAACGAGCACGGTTATGTGCAGGCGATCGAAAAATTGCTGGGTATCCAGGCGCCGGTGCGTGCGCAGTATATCCGGGTCATGTTCGATGAGATTACCCGCATGCTGAACCACTTGATGTGGCTGGGTGCGCACGGACTGGATATCGGTGCAATGACCGTGTTCCTTTATTGTTTCCGTGAACGCGAAGACCTGATGGACTGTTACGAAGCCGTGTCCGGTACACGTATGCATGCGACTTATTACCGACCAGGCGGTGTCTACCGTGATTTGCCGGACAGCATGCCAAAGTATCAAGCGTCCAAATGGCGTAAACAGAAGGACGTCGATCAGCTCAATGCGGCCCGCGACGGTTCCTTGCTCGACTTTATTGAAGCATTCGTCGAGAAGTTTCCCGCTTGCGTCGATCAATACGAAACCTTGCTGACCGACAACCGCATCTGGAAGCAGCGCACGGTCAATATCGGCGTGGTGAGTCCGGAACGCGCCTTGCAGTTGGGGTTCACGGGCCCGATGCTGCGCGGCTCAGGTATCGAGTGGGATCTTCGCAAGAAGCAACCGTACGCGGTTTACGACAAGATGGACTTCGACATCCCGGTCGGCGTGAACGGCGATTGCTACGACCGCTATCTGGTCCGGGTTGAAGAGATGCGCCAGTCCAATCGCATCATCAAACAATGCGTCGACTGGCTGCGCAACAATCCCGGCCCCGTGATGGTCGACGACCACAAGGTCGTCGCGCCGAAGCGTGTGGAGATGAAGGATGACATGGAGTCATTGATTCATCACTTCAAGTTGTTTACCGAAGGGTATTGTGTCCCGGCCGGTGAGGCCTACGCCGCGGTTGAGGCGCCAAAAGGTGAGTTTGGCGTTTACATGATTTCTGACGGTGCCAACAAGCCGTACCGAGTGAAAGTCAGGGCACCAGGCTTTGCACACATCGCGGCCATGTCCGAGATGGTCGAGGGCCATATGTTGGCTGACGTGGTTGCTGTCATAGGCACCCAGGATATCGTTTTTGGTGAGATTGACCGATGA
- a CDS encoding NADH-quinone oxidoreductase subunit C, whose translation MNDKYETLAARIDARFTSNVVRVPSTCRELTYEVERNALLEVAEAIRDEFGFEQLIDVCGVDYLTYGTAEWVTEQATDSGFSRGVMREPVILDESDVFEPRRFAVVYHLLSIQNNARLRLRVFTGENNPPVIKSVVHIWNSANWFEREAFDMYGILFEGHPDLRRVLTDYGFIGHPFRKDFPLSGNVEVHYDAEKGRVAYQPVSIEPRTLVPKVIRDDNRYNPDIKDVATDG comes from the coding sequence ATGAACGACAAATACGAGACGTTGGCGGCTCGGATCGATGCTCGTTTTACGAGCAACGTGGTTCGTGTGCCGTCCACCTGCAGGGAACTCACCTACGAAGTTGAGCGCAACGCGTTGCTTGAAGTTGCCGAGGCAATTCGTGATGAGTTCGGCTTTGAACAACTGATCGATGTGTGCGGTGTCGACTACCTGACCTACGGAACGGCCGAGTGGGTGACAGAGCAGGCTACCGATTCAGGGTTCAGCCGCGGGGTTATGCGCGAGCCCGTGATCCTCGACGAGTCGGATGTCTTCGAACCCCGGCGTTTCGCCGTCGTCTATCACTTGTTGTCGATCCAGAACAATGCGCGGCTGCGGCTGCGGGTGTTTACTGGCGAAAACAACCCGCCGGTCATCAAGTCGGTCGTTCATATCTGGAATTCTGCCAACTGGTTCGAGCGGGAAGCGTTCGATATGTACGGCATTCTCTTCGAGGGCCACCCTGATCTGCGTCGTGTCCTTACCGACTACGGGTTCATTGGTCATCCGTTCCGCAAAGATTTTCCGTTGTCAGGCAATGTCGAAGTGCACTACGACGCCGAAAAGGGCCGGGTAGCGTATCAGCCGGTCAGTATCGAACCACGAACTTTGGTGCCCAAAGTGATCCGCGACGACAACCGTTACAACCCCGATATCAAGGACGTCGCGACCGATGGCTGA
- a CDS encoding NuoB/complex I 20 kDa subunit family protein, producing the protein MGLSTAVKEPVPAAATGGAEQSLQKKGFVVTSVDNVVNWARTGSLWPMTFGLACCAVEMMHAGAARYDLDRFGIIFRPSPRQSDVMIVAGTLVNKMAPALRKVYDQMPEPRWVLSMGSCANGGGYYHYSYAVVRGCDRVVPVDVYVPGCPPTAEALVYGLIQLQKKIRRTNTIAR; encoded by the coding sequence ATGGGATTGAGTACCGCAGTCAAGGAACCCGTTCCTGCCGCTGCTACTGGCGGTGCCGAGCAGAGCCTGCAGAAAAAGGGCTTTGTCGTTACCAGTGTAGACAACGTGGTCAATTGGGCGCGCACCGGCTCGTTGTGGCCGATGACCTTCGGACTCGCCTGTTGCGCTGTCGAGATGATGCACGCCGGCGCTGCGCGTTACGATCTCGACCGTTTCGGTATCATATTCCGCCCCAGCCCGCGGCAGTCCGATGTCATGATCGTCGCCGGAACACTGGTCAATAAGATGGCGCCGGCTTTGCGCAAAGTTTACGACCAGATGCCGGAACCGCGCTGGGTATTGTCCATGGGTTCCTGTGCCAATGGCGGCGGTTACTACCATTATTCTTACGCTGTAGTTCGCGGTTGTGATCGCGTTGTGCCCGTCGATGTGTACGTGCCGGGTTGTCCGCCGACAGCTGAGGCCCTGGTGTACGGCCTGATTCAGCTGCAGAAAAAAATTCGCCGTACCAATACGATTGCCCGGTAA
- the ndhC gene encoding NADH-quinone oxidoreductase subunit A codes for MLENYLPVLIFLGVATGIGVLLLALGFLFGGGEKDAEKLSAYECGFEPFEDSRTKFDVRYYLVAILFIIFDLEIAFLFPWAVSLDTVGGFGLIAMGIFLAILVVGFAYEWKKGALEWD; via the coding sequence ATGCTTGAAAATTACCTGCCTGTTTTGATTTTTCTCGGTGTTGCAACCGGCATTGGCGTGCTTTTGCTTGCCCTCGGCTTTCTGTTCGGCGGTGGCGAGAAAGACGCGGAAAAGCTGTCGGCCTACGAATGCGGCTTCGAACCGTTTGAGGATTCGCGAACCAAGTTCGATGTGCGCTATTACCTGGTTGCCATCCTTTTTATTATTTTCGATCTCGAGATTGCGTTCCTGTTTCCCTGGGCGGTTTCGCTGGATACGGTCGGTGGATTCGGCTTGATCGCGATGGGGATATTCCTGGCGATTCTCGTGGTTGGCTTCGCGTACGAATGGAAGAAAGGGGCGCTTGAATGGGATTGA
- the secG gene encoding preprotein translocase subunit SecG — protein sequence MTTLQTAVLIGHTLIAILIIVLVLIQRGKGADAGAAFGGGASGTVFGARGSSSFFSRMTAVLATAFFATSLTLAYMSSQRAEAPTSLIESAPIVDEAAAPGADEVPELPTLDPADEAAEDMPSLESSDDAVDPE from the coding sequence ATGACTACATTGCAAACAGCCGTCCTGATCGGTCATACGCTGATCGCGATACTCATCATCGTGCTGGTATTGATTCAGCGCGGCAAAGGCGCCGATGCAGGTGCTGCATTTGGCGGCGGCGCATCCGGCACGGTATTCGGAGCGCGCGGTTCCTCCAGCTTCTTCTCAAGAATGACGGCGGTACTGGCAACGGCATTTTTTGCCACCAGCCTTACGCTGGCTTATATGAGCAGCCAGCGGGCCGAGGCGCCGACCAGCCTTATCGAATCAGCGCCGATAGTCGACGAGGCAGCGGCACCTGGGGCCGATGAAGTGCCGGAGCTGCCGACACTGGATCCGGCCGATGAAGCGGCCGAGGACATGCCGTCGCTGGAGAGCAGTGACGACGCAGTCGATCCAGAGTAG